ACTTTGGGGAGATGATTAAGTCACCCTAATGGGATTCGTGTCCTTATGGGAGAAGTCTGAGAGAGATCCTTTTGCCCCTCCCACTGTGTGAAGTTACTGTGGAAAGGTGGGTTCTGTGCAGCAGGAAGCCGCCCTTCCCAGacacctatttttttaatttatttttttattggttgttcaaaacattacaaagctcatgatatatcatctttcatacatttgactcaattgggttatgaactcccatttttaccccaaatacaaattgcagaatcacgtcggttacacactcacatttttacataatggcatattagtgactgttgtattctgctacctttcctatcccctactatcccccctcccctccccacccatcatccctctctacctcatctgctgttgttcaattctctcccttgtttccacccccctttcccctcacatcctcttctatgtaattttgtgtaacattgagggtctcctaccatttccatatgctttcccttctctctccttttctctccccccactcgtctttgtttaatgttaatcttttcctcatgctctttctccctgttctgttcttagttgctctctttatatcaaagaagacatttggcatttccAGACACCTAAtttgctggtgccttgatctttggacttcccagtctccagaactgtcagaaataaatttctatcgTTTATAAGCTATCAGTGTATGGTACTGCAGCCCAAAAGACTAAGACATGTGGCTATCATTTTACAAAAGTGTGAAGTGCCTTCTTGTGATGAACTCTGAGTAAAACTCTGAAAAGCCTCTTAGATTATATTAGTTCTTTGATGCTAGAGAAAGTTCTCCATTCTCAAAGTTTCCATTCTCAACATGGTCTCTTTGGTTACTCTTCAAGATAATTTCTTTTAACTATTCCTCTTGCTCATGAGAACCCAGGGGGAAGGTCTAATTTGACTTCCTAAAAATGGAatacaagccaggtgtggtggtgcacgcctgtaatcccagtggcttgggaggctgagacagaagaatcggggagttcaaagccagcttcagcaatggcaagtcactgagcaactcagtgagaccctgtctctaaataaaatacaacataggctggggatatggctgagtggttgagtgcccctgagttcaatccccagtacccctcccccccccaaaaaaaagtgaaatacagAAGAAGAACACTACCTTTTGGAATAGTATTCATTCCAGCAGTCCACCTGGGCAGGGCCCCGATGGGCATTGGCAATTTTCTGACACAGTTGCTTATTTTCATACTCGATTTTGTCGATTCTCCTTTGTTCACCCTGTTAAGAAACCACACCCCACCATGGTGACATCACTGTTGTACTTGTTCTCACACATGAAGGCTGAGCATAACTCTCCTTTGGGACTGTGGGTCACTGTGGAGAAGAGCAAAGCCTAGGAAAATGGAGCTGTGGGTATGGGGAGGTAGAGTAAAGCTTTGAGATAGGTGGGTATCTAGGAGGTTCTGGGAAAGTGACTCTCTTTAgggtaaagattttaaaaagtcaatatatTATGCCTGCAGATGACAAGAACAAATACCTGTAGTCtgctcaattttaaaatgtgatgtgTGTGCGCCATTGGAGGTTTGGTATCGACCGCAGGCTTTACTAGAAAAGAGGGATAAAAGAACAATGTTACTGCACAGGAATCTTAGTGATGGCCTCAGAAAATCTACTAGAATAAACTCTGACTAATGAACTTGATTTATGACTATATTCTGGCCAAGgtctcctcccccacccttttcctggtactggggattgaacctctaggcactttaccactgagccacacccctagcccccaCCccttttaattctgagacagtGCCTCTccaagttgcatagggcctctcaagttttctgagactggcctcaaatttgcaattctcctgtgtcagcctcctgagtcactggaattacaggtgtgagccactgctcCCGGCTCTGAAGAGTTTTGAGTAGAAGTGAAAGAATGGTGAGGACATTTTACAGAGATAAACAGCCTTTGTCTATGGGCATTGAAGTCCTATCCTCTTTCTAACTTATTTTGGCTTTAAAGAGTTTAAAGTAAGTGTTTCCACCACATGAAGTTCCTGGTGGAAGATCAATTTTGTTACTGATATTAATGTCCTCTTAAATAAACTCAGCAGAGAAGACCATATCACCCCAAAGTTGATAGTTCTATGGTGGACCCTTGGAGAACCGCTTATGGCAGCATCCAACCGAAACTATCCACATACCTATTTGTATTCTATTCCTGTGAAGTATGTAGTGGCCAAGGTCCAGTTTTTTCCTGAAAGTTGTGCTTTGCCTATGATTAGAGACGATAACAGGGTAGGCCAGATAATCCAGGGAATtgttcatcttctctttctaGTCTAACTTCAGAAATGAGGCAAGTAGGTCTTCTGTGAGGTACTTAGCTGTCCCCACGACAGGTGTCATAGTTATCCAATTATGACATCAGGGTCAGGTCTTGGGAAAGGAATAGAAGCAAGAGAACATGCTGGCCATCTCTAGGCATCTACttttgaaaactttgtttttataattaaattttttttaatgttgacatAAAATTTGAACTTATTTGTGGGATGCAGAATGATAATTTGGTACATTTATTTggtgtgtaatgatcaaatcagggtaataagCATTTCTATCTCCTAAAATGTAATTCTGTGTGTTTGGCTTCTATTTTTCATGCTAACCTAGGTCTAAGTCAAGATCAAGGGCAGGGGACTCCGAAGTTCCCCCATCTGACTTATATGTAGATGGTAACAATGCTGGAAGGAAAAGAGGGTTGGGATGGCACAGGCATGGGCTGGGGATAAATTCCATCCTTGGTTACATACCTTGGGCTATAAGCCAAGTAGTTTCTACTACAGTTTCCCTGAAAGGACAAGACCACAAGCTTTTTGGGGAGATGACAGATGGCCTTAATGATAATCTGATACAATTTTATCACtttccagatgaagaaattgaagtcCAGAGCAACAGCAAAGCTGCTCAAGAACCAAGTTAGTGGCAGAGCTGGGCTCAGGATGTGAGTCCCTAAATTCCAGtgactggggctgaggttgtagctcagtgatagagcacttgcctagcatgtgtgaggcactgggttggacccttagcaccacataaaaataaataaaataaaggaattgtgtccatctacaactaaaaattattttttaaaaaaattctagtgaCAGTATTTGCCCCTTTGGAAAGTagaatctcatttttttcatgaatggGGGCGGGCTGCTTTCCTCCAGGACAGTATGCTTTTGAACTTAGTGGGAACTCAGCAAAAACTGAGCTACTACAGCTGCTTCAGGAAGGGCTGCAAAGGCATCTGAGTGATGTTGACACTAGCATGGAATAGCACCCAGTGGGTGCGTAACACATTCATTGTTGGAGGAAGGACTAACACTTATTGAGTGCTCACTATTAGTGCTGGGTGATTTCCTGTCACATTTAATCTTTCCAACAACACTAGAAGTTAGGAATTTAGTATCCCTTATTGGAAATGcatgggaccagaagtgtttggattttgtgatattttatgtGATGAGGTACCCAAGTCTAAAACATGACTATGTATATACACCTTATAtccatagcctgaaggtaatctGTACAGTATTTTTAGTGCATTGGCATTTTGACTGTGGTGGGTCACAAGCGGTCAGGTGTGGagttttccacttgtggcatgtCCGTACAAAGTTACAGATTTTGAAACAGTTCAGATTTCCACATTAGGAGTGCTCAgtctgtgttttttaaatttttattaacactgcttcctccttttctttagcAAACAGGCTTAGAGAGGTTTATTTCCCAGGGTCTGAATTTCAAGCCTGGATGCATAGAGTCCAAGCGCGATGTGGACTCTCAATGACCACTGAAAACAGATGTACCACAGAGTAGGGCTTCTTAGGCTTTGGCCTCGGTCTGGATCTCCTGGGGTCCTCCATCTATTCGATTGACAGGTGACATGTCTGGGCTTGGAGCAGATATTCAGCGGACAAGCCCGGGacgggggtgaggggtgggggtgagggaagATGCCCAAACTTCTGAACTGCAGCAAAGTAAGATTTCACAGTAGACTCCGGGTGTCCCTGTCATCCTGAAAAAGCGACACCTGGGTGTACCCCCGTCCATGGAAATATTTACAGCGCCTTGAATTTGGTTCAGTGAAGGAAGTTTTTGAACTTTTCAGTTTACGAAGATACCGAAACTGCCTAGCCGAAGGTGAGGGAGGACCCTCGACACTCCGGAATGGCGGCATTTCCGCCCAGGGACGCCCTGCGGAGCGTGGGCCCGGCGCCGGGTTGCGCGTGTCCTTCGCAAGCGGAGCGCGTTGGTCCCGTGCGCGCTGCACGCCGCTCGGCAGCTTCCCGCGCGCGGCGGTCCCGCCCCCGGGGCGGCTCCCGGCTCGCCAGCCCCGCCCCCTGACCCGGCCGCTCTCCCCTCGCTCGCTCCTGCCCGGGCGCGCAGGGCCCGGCCGCCGCCATGTCGGGCCCGTTCGAGCTCTCGGTACAGGATCTCAACGACTTGCTTTCGGACGGCAGCGGCTGCTACAGCCTCCCGAGCCAGCCGTGCAACGAGGTCACCCCGAGGATCTACGTGGGCAACGCGTGAGTCCCTCTTGCCAGCGCGGCAAGGCGCCCCTTCCCGAGCACCTGGCCCACCCGAAGCTGGGGTGGGGACATTGTGGGGAGCCCGGGCGCTGTCACCCCTCCGGGAGCGGGTGTGGGGGCTGGGGACCGGGCTGGAGTCGGTGCCCACCCCCGCGCATGGAGCTGAGGCGCTAGTTCCTGGCCCGCCGGGTCGCGGGGTGCGCTGAGACCGAGGGGTGCAGGCCCGGCGCTCAGCTGCCACCCGCTCGGGGTTCGGCTTTGGGCGGGGTCGGGCTACCATGTTCACTTAACAGGTGGACCTCGGTAGCCCTGTCGGTCTCCTGCCCGCGCGTGTCATGTGACAGCAGCCTGGTTCTGCAGTGAGGTCACCGCGGAATGTCTGCCTCCGCTTCCATGGCAACGGGCTGACGTCAGGATCTGGGCGTGGTACCGTTCCCGGCCCTGCAGGACAAGTTCGGGGGAATTGAAATaccccaaaagagagagagagagagttgggcCAGGGATTTCCTGGCTCCTTTTATTATCTTCCAGATAGAATTTGATTTAGATGGGATAAATCAAAATCGTAAGCCCAATAAAGGATCCGAACCTTCTCATCACCAggaaatgcatttattatttattactatgTGTTTTTCTTATcaaattgattttctattttctattttcatactacTAATAAGAATTCCTCAGCAGCAGGATAGAACCAGGGTTAGCAATTCTGAAAGGTGCTGAAATGCCAGCAGGTCTACAGCCTGGGAGGGCTTGGATAGACTGTGAGGACAGGGCCAGTGTCTTGTTCATATGTATGTGGCTGGTCCTGCACTAGCACCTGCTGCTTAATCTTAAAATTACTGCCACTGAAATGGGGGGTTATTATGGACCTAGAATGGGTTCATGAGGCAAGGTCCTAACCTCATGGGGACAGGTCTCATCTGTTCCATCACTTATTTATCACATTGAGCACTTGCTAGGTGTCAGACACTGTGCAATGTTCCTTCATAGTCgtgatgataataatgataatggttAACGTGTATAACGTGTAAACTGTTGAATTAACACTAGAGAAGGGAGATGAATAGGAATGactcttctttgttctttctgtCAGCCATTGCTTTCTAAAACTGTTCAGTGTCCTGAGCAGGAACAGCTAAAAAGAATCTCATAGTGTCAGCCAGTGGCCCAATAATtgcagttttctgaggaaacccTGCCTATTCACCAACTACCCAAGCAGCAAGCAGGCTGTCAGGGCAGTTTGGCACATGGAGCTGTTGCTACTTCCCAAGTGGAAACCAAGGTTGTAAATATCTGGTAGTAGCCAGAGTGGCAAATGTGGTAGCcactgtaaaaacaaacaaacaaacaaacaaacaaaaaaaaacgtATCCCTTGTCCTCTATTCAAATATTAGGGTATTGGTGGGGGGGTGCTTAGTGGGGTCAACTAACCATCTAGTGCTGAGAAAACTCAAGTCCACTCCACCCCCCAGAGCTCCTAAGTAAAATTGGGGTTCCATCCATGTCCTTGATGGGCAGGGACAGAACCTTTGTTAGCCATATTCTCCAtgtcttcaggtgttggagtTGGTGTGGGCATGTGAAGCAGAGGGAGGTAGGATTGAGAGCAGGGCTGGATGTTGGGAGAAGGGAGATCTCCTCCCAGCTCCAGACCAGCAGCCTGTGTGCACATGCATATCCCTGTGTCCTATCCTGTCCTTCTAGAGTTTAACCTCCTTTTCTCCCCACAAGGCTGCTGTGGGGAGATCATGTAGGAAACACCACTATGATGTAATAACTGCTGTTTGAATTGGGGTGTTGTTGTGAGATGAAATAAAGGGACCCTTTGACCATTCAGATCAGGTATTTTGTAATCTCCATAGTTCTGTTGAGACTCCTTATTCTCCAAATGCTAACTCACCCAAGACGGCTTCAGAAACAAGGTTAGAGGAGTGTGGCAAGAAGGATTGCTTATGAGACAGGGAAGGGGCTGCTTGGCATatgatgatttcattctttttcactcATTTACCACATATTTACCCAGCAcatactatatgccaggcaccaGAGCAAGTGCTGGAGAGACTGACCTGAAGCAGACATAGTTCCCTTCTCAAGGAGCTCACAGCCTCCAAACAAGTACAACCACATGTTGGAATAGTAACCCTTGCTGTGGAGTCAGGCTCCATCAACAGAATGGCTCATTTAACACTCATAACTATGCTAAGCAGTTGGCACCATTATCATTCCCATTGTACTGAGAGGGaaatggaggcagagagaggtgAAGTGGCTTGCTCAAAGTTGTCCGGTAGGCTGGATCCAGACCCAGGGAGTCTAGCTTCAGAGCTGTTTTTATTCATTTGCCTATGTCACCATAGAGGGAGCATGTTGCCATACGGAATGGAAGGGAGGAAATAGTGCAGAGGGTGGTGAAAGATGAGAGGGTGCATGTCTACAGAGAAGGCTGGAAAGGGTAGCAGAGGGATAGCTTGGGCATGAAACCACCAGTCTATTTGGGGAAGCTGCTGGTAATTGGATATGGCCAGAGTAAGGAGCAAGGTCAAAAGATGAAGTTATAGAAGCCAGCTGGGTCCAACACACAGAGGGTTCCTTACTTTGCCAAGAGGCTCAGATGcttcccctcctttctcccctgAGGCTGCCAGTTGGTCAGTTAATCATAATCTGCTCCTGTCTCCTCTCCAGGTCTGTGGCTCAAGACATCCCCAAGCTGCAGAAACTGGGCATCACTCATGTCCTGAATGCTGCTGAAGGCAGGTCCTTCATGCATGTCAACACCAATGCCAACTTCTACAAGGACTCTGGCATCATCTACCTGGGCATCAAGGCCAATGACACACAGGAGTTCAACCTAAGTGCTTACTTTGAAAGGGCTGCAGACTTCATTGACCAGGGTTTGGCTCAAAAGAATGGTAAGGGACCTTCTGCTTAGGAACAAATGGAAGGCAGCTTTGACATGGACTGTTTTTCTAGAAAGACCCACAGCAGATTTCCTCTGGGAAAACCTTTCCTGTTCCTTGTGGTGAATGAATGAGAACTTCAGGTTTCTCTCTGCTTACCTGCTGCCTGTCAGGTGGCTCCCACACTGTACAAGATATTCAGCTCTTTAACACAGTGGCAATGTCAGGTCCTTGCATTGGAAGCTTTTGGCTGAGGTTGGTTTCTAGCCACTTACCCCTCCACCCAATTCAAATAGCTCTAATAATGAGGAAAATCTATCCTTGTTCCTGATAAGAAGTCTTCAGGCAAAGGAGCACCAGGGCCAATCGAtgacacagctcagtggtggtgTCTGGACCAGGTTCTTTCTTCTGCTACCTTCACTGTTAGGTACACCCCTCTGGTCCCAAGATGGGATCTGGCTACCTCACCCCAACTAGACAGAGTGCAGCAGATGAGCAGTCATTTCTTCCTCTCATTTCTGTCCTTTTAAGAGCAAACAGAACATTCCCCCGAGTTTCTCCAGTGGGGATCTTCTCCCATCTCATTGGCTAGGTACTTACATGGCCAGGAGATGTGGGGCAGCCATGACTGGCTTAGGTTATGGGTCAgccagtctttaaattcttccTGCAGCTCTCAGACATAGGTGGGACTGAAGGGGAACTACAGAGGGGCTGGTGGCCAGGCAAGGCATGCCAAGGAGAAATCCTGGGAGGCCACAGGATGGACGTCAGTTGAGTGTTCTGGGCACCTTCCCCATATGCTTTTAGCTCTTTCTCTCAGCTCTGCCCATTACCTCTTCCTCACTCTTTGGGGAGGGGGTAACCCCAGGAGGCACTACAGCCTTGTTTCTAATACTTCTTGGGCCTAGCAGCCTCCCTATCCAAATGATTCCCAGTGCACAGTTTCCTAGACCACTGGCTAGCACACATTCAGGGCTCAAGAGAGTTTTGTTGACTAGGGAAACTGCAGACTCTACTGTCAGGCCTTCTTCATGGTCACTGTCACTCCCTACCCTAGTCTGCCTTCTTTCCTCCTGCTCTGCTGAGTTTTTCACCCGGTACTGATGGAGAACAAGGGGCCCAGTTAAGGCCCAGTTAATCACTAATTAGTCATCCATTTAGAGGACTCGGAGTTCTTtgactttgtttcctctttccagTCAACCAGGAAACATGCCCTGGCTTCTTTTCATCTCCTGCTCTAGTCCATGTGGGCTGGATCTTCAGTCTGGAAAGCTCTCCCTGCCTCCCCGCTCCTCTGTCCTCTAGCAAGCTTTCTTTCATGCTGCAGGGCTGAGCATAGCATCCTCTCTTCTGTGAACCTGCCCTCAAGCTGGGTCCTCTGTGTCCCTTGTTCATCTCCCCAGCATCTGATGTAGCATCAGGTACATTCTGTAGTTGGTATACTGCAAATGATTACTGAACAAGTGACAATGAATTCCGTGGGCTCAAGTGCCATGTGTAAATGGTTTCAAGACTGGGTGAGTGAGTCAGCAGAAATATACTCGTCTCAAGGGACCAAGGACCAATCACTAAGAGAGCCAGATGGGATGGCTGTGGGGGTGCTCAGAGGAGAGCGCTATACTTCCAGCTAGGAAGATCAAGAGAGGCTGTGTGGAGGGGCTGGCATCTGGGCTGGGCTTGGATGCATGGTAGACTGTGTGCCCTGGGCATAGAGCATGTTCCAGTTGGCAAGGTGTCTGTTCTGCAGAGGGTCCTGTTCCCAGGCAGGGCAGGGGAAGGtccactgttttgttttgtttgtactagggattgaactcaggggcacttaaccaccgagccacatccccagcccttctttgtattttatttagagacagggttgtttagggccttactaagttgctgaagctagcttttaATTAccaatattcctgcctcagcctcccaaactgctgggattacaggcgtgtgccttGGTGCCTGGTGGAAGGCTGTAGGTATAATGCTGTAGGTATAATGGCCAGGGAGTGAATGGGCAGGAAAGTGGAGGCTTCCCACCTCTTGATTTGGGAGGCTCTGGGAAAATAGAATGGTGTTCtggggtagggagaggagggCAGAAGAGCTGCTGTTTGACTCTGGGCCAGCAGATTTCCCTCCAAATAATACCAGTGTACTGGATGCCACAGGGGACTTCTCATATTGGTTAATATTTATTGTGTACTCCAGAAAACCAGCTGGTAGACTGTGtgtgagtatacacacacacacacacacacacacacacacacacacatatatatacacccaGTTaaggtgtgtatatgtatatacacacacacacacacacatatatatatatatatggtttatcatatttatttattatatagtaGGCCCCCTTATCCTCAAGGGATATGATCCAAGACccccccagtggatgcctaaaaCTGCAGACAGACATACTAAACTCTGCACATACTGTGTATTTTCCTGGGTGCCCTGTAGCTTGCCACATAGTACCAGAGTTCATCTGCCTTTCCATGTTTTGTCTTCTGGTGCCTTTTTTGCATCACTACTTTTGCTGTTTGAggtcattaattttttaaattaaaaataagtaaaataaaggttacttGAGCCAGGATCAgtggacatgcctgtaatcccagtggctcgggaggctgaggcaggaggattgtgagttaaaagccagcctgagcaaaagccaggcaccatacaactcagtgagaccctatttttaaataaaacacaaaatagggctagggatatggctgagtggttgagtgcccctgacctggcactcacaaaaaaaaaaaaaaaaaaagttacttgaacacaagcccTGCAATGCCATGACAGCCAACCTCCCACTACTAAGTGACTCACCATCAGGTTGGATATGTTGTGGATATGCTGGAGGAAGGAGTGATTCACGTGCTGGGCAGGAGGGTGTGGGAAGGCATGAGACTTCATCCCGTTACTCAGAACTGCACAGAATGTAAAACTTAATgacttgtttatttctggaattttccatttcatatttctGACCATGGTGGACCATAGGTAGCTGAAACTGCAGAGCAAAACCACAGATAAGGGAGGAATactgtattattttatatatatacattcagaTATGTATGATTTATTAGACTGTCTCAATTTATCAGAATTGTCTCAAGTGATTGTCAGGCAAGTCTGAAGTCTAGATGACAAGGCCATCAGAATGGAAACTTAGGCAGGGTTTCTGTGTTAAAGTCTTGAGACAGAATTACTTCTCTAGGAAACCTGATTTTATCCTTAGGGTCTTTAACTCATTTGGTGAGTCCCACCTACATGGTAAGGGTAATCTCCTTTAAAGTCCTTTGATGTGGATATTAATTACAACCAAACAAAACCTTCATAGCAACATACAGTCTTGTGTTGTAACAAGCAATTGGCCACTTCAGATTAGCCAAACTGATCTGTTTAACCAGcaagttaaaatttaattaaaccCAGGTTCAGATGGCTTCAGAGAGTTGGGGTTTAAACCCCTGTGCTGACAATGGAAATCTGGGACTGGTGACAGGAGGGCCAGTAGGAGTTTTCTAGGCAGCCAAGATGGAGAGAGAACAATACATGCAAAGGCATTGAGGTGAGAAAATGGCAACAGAGCAGTTGGCTTTAAAAGCCACCCTTTGTAGACTAGACCCTGCCCTCAGTATAGTGACAggtcattttgtattttaaaaagatcctTCCAGCTGCTGGGTGGAGTGTGGATTGGCAGCCGTGAGGCATGATGGAGAGAGCTGCTTTTAGAGGTGTTAAGGGGCACAGGTGAGAGATGACGAGGACTGGGCATGATGGCCCACATCTATAGTCCCAGCTgcagctgctcagaaggctgaggcaggaggatcacttgagcccaggagccttaaaaaaatgtatatgtatatatatatgaatgacagGAACCTGAACTGAGCACTGTATGTGGGCAGGGGGGCAGAAGTAGAGAAGGGCCTCCTGCAGTGTACTGAGACTTTGCTGACAATGACCTCTGGCCTCTCCTCTTtgttcttccttcattccttcaccTGTATTTTACTTATTAGTGACCTCTAACAACAAAAGTAGTGATGCAAAAAAGGCCCCAGAAGGCAGGCCAAAGGCAGACTGGAGTGCTGGGGGAAGGGGAGCAGGGGTGATATCAGAGGAGGGTTGGAGAGCCAGGAGAGGGCagaatgtgtatatgtgtgtgttggtTTTGTTTGCATTTATACTTAACATCTgtcctttttaaattgttttgttgaAATATACTTAGCTTTCTGTAAGTAACGTTAAATGAGACAACTGAATGAGTTTTGACACATGTGCACACCTGTGACAGTAAACAGCCATCACCTCCACAAATTTTGCATGTCCTTTAGTGCCTCTCCTGCCCCTTTGCCCTGTATTCCCAAGCACCTGCTGATTTGTTCTCTGTCACTAGAGATCAATGTGCATTTTGTAGGACTTCATATCATCAGAATCAGACAgtgtgcattttttatttcaagcttCATCCATGTTGTGTCACACATCCCTGGTCGATCACTCCTTTCTacttattgctgagtagtattccattgacTGGATACATTACAGCTGCTTATCCATTCATCGGTTGGTGGATGTTTGAGTTCTCCTCGTGTTTCACCTTTGATTAAAGTACAAAATATACACAGAGAAGGTCCATGTCACAAGTGTGTAGTTCTGTGAATGGCACACACCCATATATCAGCCCCCagattaagaaaaatcagaaggctggggatatagctgagttggtagagtgcttgccttgcatgtgtaagatcctggattcagtccccagcaccactcaAACAACAACCACCACAACCAAAAAAGCAGCTAGCCTCTgcaacttggggagaccctgtttcaaaatattcaagaaaaggttggggtctggggttgtagctctgaggtcgagtgcttgcctagcatgtgcaaggcactgggttcgattctcagtacctcatataaataagtaagtaaaataaaggtccatcaacaactaaaaaaatatattaaaaaagaaaagaaagggttggggatgtagttctcAGTAAAGTGCTCTGGGGTTCAATTCcaaatactacaaaaaaaaaaatggaagtaagaAAACATAACCAGTCCCTTACATGCCTGGGAATGGATGTACATCCCTCCTGATCCTCTGCCCCTTCCTCACTCCCTCACTCCAGTCTCGACAGCACGCGTCAGTCATGCCAGCTGTGCACTCTGTGGAACCATATTTATTTGTGTGCTTCTTACATGTTGTTTCTGGTCAGTGGTAGATTGTTCATTTGTATTATTTACCCATTCTACTGTGAAGGGCC
This window of the Ictidomys tridecemlineatus isolate mIctTri1 chromosome 3, mIctTri1.hap1, whole genome shotgun sequence genome carries:
- the Cfap97d1 gene encoding sperm axonemal maintenance protein CFAP97D1; translation: MNNSLDYLAYPVIVSNHRQSTTFRKKLDLGHYILHRNRIQIVKPAVDTKPPMAHTHHILKLSRLQGEQRRIDKIEYENKQLCQKIANAHRGPAQVDCWNEYYSKSLNRETRNRELVRITVENQGILKRLGDRKPHYDRWASEIDWQNSRRYIKNTTRYLLSQDE
- the Dusp3 gene encoding dual specificity protein phosphatase 3 → MSGPFELSVQDLNDLLSDGSGCYSLPSQPCNEVTPRIYVGNASVAQDIPKLQKLGITHVLNAAEGRSFMHVNTNANFYKDSGIIYLGIKANDTQEFNLSAYFERAADFIDQGLAQKNGRVLVHCREGYSRSPTLVIAYLMMRQKMDVKSALSIVRQNREIGPNDGFLAQLCQLNDRLVKEGKLKL